The sequence below is a genomic window from Microbulbifer hydrolyticus.
TCAAGTGTGGCGGAAGCACCACGCAGTTCCACCTGCTGCTCCCGGGCGGCAAAGCCCGCATAGTTCTCGGCAATAATTTCCCGCGCCAGGGTGTAAATATCCACGGACTCAAAGCGCGCCGGGTAGTGATCCGGGGTCGTTCGGTAGAGATCGAGCATCTGTTCAACCAGGTGTGACATGCGCTCCACGCTAGCCTGTAGCTTTGCCAGTGAATCCGGTTTGTGGGCCAGTTGACGCTCTCCGCCCGAAGATTCCGACAGCTCGCGTTCGACATTGTGCGCATGCACCTGGATCGCACTGATCGGCGTACGCAATTCGTGCGCGGCATCCGCAGAGAAGCGCCGCTCACGATCGAATGATCCCTGCAGCCGGGCGAGCAGCGCATTGGTGGAGGAGACAACCGATTGTAATTCCACCGGTGGACTATCTATTGGCAGTGGACGCAGATCTTCCGCGCGCTTTTCCTGCAACGCCGCGGCCAGTTTTCGCAGACTGCTCAGGCCGCGCCCCAGAATAAGCCAGATCAGTAACCCGGCTACCGGTATGCCAATCAGAATTGGAGAAACGGACTCGAGGATAACCCGGTCCGCCAACTGGAAGCGCAGGTCAATGCGCTCGGCCACCTGTACCCAGGCACCCAGATCCGCCGCGTGATGGGTGAACACCCGCCATCGGTAGCCGGAAAAATTGATCTCACGATACCCTTCGGCAAAGGTGCTCACCGGGGTTTGCGGGGCATTGTTTGAGCGCATCAACAGGCTTTGCTCATCTGCCCACACCTGAAAGGCCATCGACCCGGTATGGTCCACCACGACGGGAATTTTTTGAGGCACCGGCATGGCAGAAAGCAGCTGCGCGGTAGCCGCCATCTGCTGATCAAACAGTTGCTGCGCTTCCGCCATACTGGCGCGATAGCCCTGCAATGCGGACACAAAATTAACCAGCACGATGGTCGACAGCAGGGTGACCAGCATGAAGATGCGAATAGACCTCACTATGCGGGGCCCACCTTGTAGCCTACGCCGCGGATCGTCTGGATAAATTCGGGATAGATTTTCTTGCGCAGGTTGTGAATGTGCACATCCACGGTGTTGCTCGATACTTCCTCACCCCAGCTATACAGCTTGTCTTCCAGCTGCTCGCGGCTGAGGATATGCCCGGGACGCTCGGCCAGAGCGCGCAACAGGGTAAACTCCCGCCGTGACAACCGCACCGCCTCGCCCGCGCGAAAGACTTCATGGGAGGCAAGGTTGATCTGCACATCGCCGATCGCGATCTCTGCGCTGAGCCCCACGCCCGCGCGACGTTCCAGCGCGCGCAGGCGGGCGAGCAGCTCATCGACTGCAAACGGCTTGGTCAGGTAGTCGTCCGCGCCAGCGTCCAGCCCCTGCACTTTTGAGGCGAGATCATCCCGCGCGGTGAGTATCAGGACCGAGGACTTCACACCGTAGCTGCGCAACTGCCGCAACACCTCGATCCCATCGATATCCGGTAACCCGAGGTCGAGAACGATGACATCCGGCTGCGCGGCGCGAGCGAGGGAAACCCCCTCCCCTCCTCGCGCAGCCAGGTCGACGGCGTAACCCGTATGGCGTAGTGCCGTGGCAATGCCATCGGCCAGGGACTCATCATCCTCGATTAGCAATATCCGCATTGACCGTGCAGTTCCTAGTGCATTTCCTGCTGTATTTTCGCCTGCAGACTTTTGATTTCTCCCAACCGCCCCTCGCTGGCGACAGGCCGCTGGGGGTCTGTTGGTGCCTGCTCCGCACGGTGCAGGTACTCAAGCGCCTGCGCGTAGTTTTTCTTCTGGAAAAGGTAGTCGGCGTAGAAGTAGTTGGCATCCACGTCTTTGGCGCCAAATTCCAGTCCTTTACGCAGAAAGGATTCGGCTTTTTTATCATTGCCGAACCCTATTGGCCAGCTCGGCACCTGGTAATACAGGGAGCCGAGGCTGGTATAGGCGGCTCCGTCCAGCACACTGCCATCGATGGCGATGGCCTGCTCCAGGTCGGACTTCGCCGCCTTTACCGCGGACAGCGCTCCCAAACCACCCTTGGCCCCGGCATAGGAGGCGCGAATGATGCCGCTCCACACCCACACCGGTGCGCTCTGCGGGTAGGCCGCGGTGGCCGCCTGCGCCTGGCCAATGAGTTCGGAGAACTGCGCGGCCTGTTGCTTCTCCGGCGTGCGGTACTTGATCTTTGCCCAGGCAGTTTGCAGCTCGGCGACACGCTCGTCCGCCGAATCCGCCATAGCGGTCAGTGAGAAAAACATCTGGGAAAACAACGCGACCACCAAAACGGCGATGGCACGGGAACATTTTTGCGCGGCAAGTGGCAAACCTTTCATGGTGTTTCTCCTTTGAGGTCGGGGAAATTCTGTTGCGCATACTCGCGGATAACCGGCAGCTTCTTCGCCAGTGCGGAATCCACCAGTGCGGGGAAAATTGCATTTACCTTGATAAACAGCCGCTCCGGCCAGCCGATAAAGCGCCGGCGGCTACCGCTGCCTTCGAGGAGATTGAGGCAGGCCAGGGCAACCCGCTGCGGCGAGTCGGACTTGTTGCCGAGTGAGCGATTGAGTGCATTCACCGAGTCCGAGTTGAACGCGGTATCCACCGCGCGCGGTGCCAGGTAGTGCACGCGCACGCCGGAATCAGCCACCTCGCGACGCAAGGCCTCGGTGAACCCGTGGAGACCGGATTTACTGGCGCCATAGACACTGAAACCGGGATGACCGATATGGCCAAACGCGGAACCGATGTTGATCACCGCGGCGCGCCTGCTGTTCTGTAGCACCGGCATCAAGTCGCGGGTCAGCGCCATCGGTGCAAGCAGGTTGGTGTTGAGAATGCGCACCAGCTCGTCATCGCGGGTGTCCGCCAGCAAAGCAAACGTCGATACGCCGGCGTTATTGATCAATACGTCCACACCACCCGCTTGTTGGCGGCAGGCCTGTACCAGTCCCTGACGAGCGTCGGGGTCCAGCAGGTCGGCGACCAGCACCCGGTGTTCCGCCTCGCCCGGGAGGGACTCACACAGTTGCTGCAGGCGCTTTTCATCTCGCCCCTGTAGCAACAGCCGGTGTCCCCGCGCGGCGAGCAGCTCGGCAATCGCGCGCCCGATACCGCCACTGGCGCCGGTGACCAGTACCGTCAAAGACTGTGCCGCGGTATTCATCACGCCGCCTCCAGTGTTGGGGAACAGCGCTCGACTTCACGGAAGATGTCCCCGTACAGGCGGTAGAACGCCCGCGCGCTGTGCACGATGGCTGCCTTGTCGGTGTCACACTCGATCCGGTTCATCAGGCCGCGGAAGAAATCTACATGTCCTATGTCGAGATCGCCGTGCGACAGCAGGTAGCTGAAGGCCTTGTTCGGCAATCCCAGCGAAGTCTGGATTGCACGTGCGGCACTGGTTGCCAGCGCGATACTGGTGCCCTCGAGGACATTGACCATGCCAAAGAAGCTCACCGGGTTACCCCTGGCAATGGCATCGTAGGCGTAGGCCACCATCATCTCGGTGGAGAAGTTCGGTCGACCGTGACGCACCGCCTCGGCATCGGCACCACAGGCAGCGATGTCATTCAGGATCCACTCCTGATGCCCGATCTCCTCTTCGATGTACTCTGCCAGCGCCTCGCGCAGCCATTCCTGGTGACCTCCGAGGCGACTGCCGCAGGCCATCATCAGCGGCACCGTATGCTTAACGTGGTGGTAGGCCTGGGTCAGGAAAGCCACATACTGTGGCAGTGTGATTTCGCCGCGGGCGCCAGCCTGGATCAGTGGCACATTCAACAGTGACAGGCGAGCCTCTTCGGTCCTTTGTTGTAGTTCGTCATAGAACAGCATGGGATTCTCCGTACAGCGTTTCAATGGATTCGGCATAGCGGTGTGAGATGGCATCGCGACGCGGGCGACCGTTCGCCGTGAGCAGGCCATCGTCGAAAGAAAGTGGGGCAGGCAGACGCGCCCAGTTGCGGATCTGTGCGTAGTCGGGAAGGCGCTCGTTGATCGCCTGTATCCAGCGGTCGACCTGCGCATCCTCCGTACCGGGGAGCGGAAAAACCAGCGCACAGCAGTGTGGTCGCGCATCGCCGATGACCACACACTGCAGAAGCATCGGGGTGAGAAGGATTTCACTCTCCACCCACTCCGGCGAGATATTGCGACCGAAGGCGCTGATGAGCAGGTTCTTCTTGCGACCGGTGATATGCAGGAAACCATCCTTGTCGATGGCGCCCAGATCACCGGTTGCCAGCCAGTCCCCATCCATATCACTGCCGACGCCGCTGTCGCCCAGATAGCCCAGGTAGCGGGGCCCGCGTACCTGGACCTCGCCGTCGCACACGCGGATTTCACAGTGCGGCAATGGGCGACCGGCAGCGCCAGGACAGTCTGCCCCCGGCAGGTTGAGCGCCACCACCGATCCACACTCGGACAGGCCGTAGCCCTCGAACACCGGCAGCCCCAGTGTGCGCGCCTGGCGCAGCAGTTCCGGCGATACCTTGCCACCACCGACGGCGACAAAGCGCAGGGAAGGCGGTGCCTGCCACTGCCCCAGCCGGACTTGTGCCACCAGCAGCTTCAGGATCTGGGGCAGTAGAATCAGGCTGTCCGGCTGGCACTCGTCGATGCAACGACACAGCTGCGCCGGATCCAGTTGTGAGCTGCCGTGAAAACCCAGCTTCTCCAGAGAGGGCGCAATGACGGTGCCTCCAAGCAACCAGCAGGTATAGGCACCGGCGACGTTCTCCAGCAGTGTCGCCAGTGGCAACAGGCACAGGTGCCGAGCGCAACCGAGTTCCACGAGTGCCTGCGCGAGCGCAGCGGCGGTGGCGTACTGGGTTTCATTTGCCAGACACACGCCGCGGGGGGTTCCGGTGGAACCGGAGGTAAACGTGACCTTGGCGGTTTCCGCGGGCAGCGCCACCCGGGTTGCTTGCGGAATCTCAATCAGGGTCAGGCCGGCCAGTTCTCCCAGGGCTTCACCCACCGGCTCAAGCGGGGTGAAACGCTCGCAGTCATCGGTCAACAGCGCCTGCATACCACTGGCGCGAATGGTGTGCTCGAGCTGTTGCGCGGAAAAAAAGCCGGGAAGCGGCACCAGCGTCACGCCCGCTTGCTGACACGCCAGATCCACAAGCAGCCACTCGGGTCCGTTGTCCGCAAATAACCCGAGTACCTCGATGCCCTGACGTTGCAGGCCACTGGCCAGCGCGTCCAGCGCCCCAAACAACTGCGCGTAGCTCAGATCACTATTACTGTTGACCTTGGTGCTGCCGCCGGTTTCCAGCCCGCGCAAGCCCACAAGGGCATTCCGTGTGGGGTACTGCGCAGCGTATGCAGTGATCTGCTCGATCAATTGCATGGGTGTACCTCCCGCATTGAGGAAGCCATTTGCTGTGCCGGACCGGAACAGGCCTGCAGCAGCTCCCGGGCCAGTGGATGCTCGAGTAGCGCGCGACGCTCTTCCGCGACATTGATCGCGGTGACCGCCGGCTTTGTCTCGTAGTAGCTGCCCCAGTCCGCGAGCCGGTCACCCAGCCGCCGGCCGTCGGCCTGGCACAGGACAAACTGGTTGCCAGTGAGCTTCTGCAACAGGCGACGGACTTCCGGTGTGGCGGTAAAAATGGCCCAGGTCACGTCCGCTGCCGCAAACAGTTCCGCCAGCATGAGAAACAGCAGGCGACTCCCGCCGCGCGAGGTGGACACCAGGTTTCCGATCTCCACGATGTCGCAACGCGCCACCTCACTGCCGGTAGCATCCGCCAAAGCGCGCTCAACCGGCTGGTTCAGGTATTGCTCCAGGAACAGCGGCGCGGTATCCGCCCGGCGCATTCCCAGGGCGGATACCAGCCCGGTCTCGTTGCGCCGCGCCAGTAGCAGCGGCATAAAGTGGTACAGCCGGGCCCCGTAGGTCTCGGAGAAGGTTGCTGCGATATAGGATTCAATCGCCTCACGGTCTTCATCCCCGGCGGCGCTCAGGGAGAACCCCGGACAGACACCTGGCGCAAAAATCCTCGCGCCACTATTCGTTCTTGTTTCCATCGTTGGATAGGTTTCCGCTTCCATTGTGCCCACTCTCCGGACTGTCGATGTAGTGAGTCTATGGCGGCAAAATTAAGGCAAACTTAAGCTGGCGTAATTTGCGCGTAATTGTCGTGGGCAGAGACGCAACACATGCTCTCCACTACAGTGTGTTTGCGCTGAAACCAACCTAAGCTGATACTGTCAGAGCTATCACAGGCTGCGCGAGACCGTTGTATTGACGAGTGGGTGGATCGACGAACGTGCGGCGGGACAAACAGGAGGGGATTACATGGGTGGCAATGTAAAAGATTGGCTGATCGCGCTATTAGTCGTAGCGGCGGTTGCATTTGGTATTTACTGGTTCGCGGTGCGGGATACCCCGGAGCCTAAAGCTCCCGCCCCTGTCACCGAACCCGCACCGAAAACACCGAGCGTCGACCTCGATGAGCCCGATGACGAGCCGGTAATCCCGCCTGCCCCGGAACCCGCCGAGCCAGAAAATCCCCCGCGCCAGTTGCCCGCACTCAACGACAGTGACAGCGAAGCCCGCAAAGACATCATCAGCCTGTCTTCCGATGGCGCACTGGCCAAATGGATCGTTTCCGACGAAGTCGTGCGTAAATGGGTGGCCGCCGTCAACACTGCCACCAAAGGCAACCTGATGCACAAAAACCGTCCCTTCAATAATGTGGACGGCAAGCTTGTGGTCAAAGAGCTGGAAACCAGGGACGACGGCCAGAAAGTTTACGTGCTCTCTCAGGAAAACTATCAGCGCTACGACAACCCGGTGCGCCTGTTCGCGATGGTGGACACCGACACCGCCGTCGAGCTCTACCAGTTCTGGTATCCGCGCCTGAAGCAGGCCTATGGCGAACTCGGCCTGAAAAACAAGAACTTCCACGCCGCCGTTCTCGCCGCCATCGATCAGGCACTGGCCGCACCAGAAATCGAGGGCCCGATCAAACTGGTGCGCCCCACCGTCTACTACAAATACGAAGACGAGCAACTGGAAAAAAT
It includes:
- a CDS encoding AMP-binding protein; the protein is MQLIEQITAYAAQYPTRNALVGLRGLETGGSTKVNSNSDLSYAQLFGALDALASGLQRQGIEVLGLFADNGPEWLLVDLACQQAGVTLVPLPGFFSAQQLEHTIRASGMQALLTDDCERFTPLEPVGEALGELAGLTLIEIPQATRVALPAETAKVTFTSGSTGTPRGVCLANETQYATAAALAQALVELGCARHLCLLPLATLLENVAGAYTCWLLGGTVIAPSLEKLGFHGSSQLDPAQLCRCIDECQPDSLILLPQILKLLVAQVRLGQWQAPPSLRFVAVGGGKVSPELLRQARTLGLPVFEGYGLSECGSVVALNLPGADCPGAAGRPLPHCEIRVCDGEVQVRGPRYLGYLGDSGVGSDMDGDWLATGDLGAIDKDGFLHITGRKKNLLISAFGRNISPEWVESEILLTPMLLQCVVIGDARPHCCALVFPLPGTEDAQVDRWIQAINERLPDYAQIRNWARLPAPLSFDDGLLTANGRPRRDAISHRYAESIETLYGESHAVL
- a CDS encoding SDR family oxidoreductase — translated: MNTAAQSLTVLVTGASGGIGRAIAELLAARGHRLLLQGRDEKRLQQLCESLPGEAEHRVLVADLLDPDARQGLVQACRQQAGGVDVLINNAGVSTFALLADTRDDELVRILNTNLLAPMALTRDLMPVLQNSRRAAVINIGSAFGHIGHPGFSVYGASKSGLHGFTEALRREVADSGVRVHYLAPRAVDTAFNSDSVNALNRSLGNKSDSPQRVALACLNLLEGSGSRRRFIGWPERLFIKVNAIFPALVDSALAKKLPVIREYAQQNFPDLKGETP
- a CDS encoding response regulator transcription factor; translation: MRILLIEDDESLADGIATALRHTGYAVDLAARGGEGVSLARAAQPDVIVLDLGLPDIDGIEVLRQLRSYGVKSSVLILTARDDLASKVQGLDAGADDYLTKPFAVDELLARLRALERRAGVGLSAEIAIGDVQINLASHEVFRAGEAVRLSRREFTLLRALAERPGHILSREQLEDKLYSWGEEVSSNTVDVHIHNLRKKIYPEFIQTIRGVGYKVGPA
- a CDS encoding thermostable hemolysin gives rise to the protein MEAETYPTMETRTNSGARIFAPGVCPGFSLSAAGDEDREAIESYIAATFSETYGARLYHFMPLLLARRNETGLVSALGMRRADTAPLFLEQYLNQPVERALADATGSEVARCDIVEIGNLVSTSRGGSRLLFLMLAELFAAADVTWAIFTATPEVRRLLQKLTGNQFVLCQADGRRLGDRLADWGSYYETKPAVTAINVAEERRALLEHPLARELLQACSGPAQQMASSMREVHPCN
- a CDS encoding tetratricopeptide repeat protein yields the protein MKGLPLAAQKCSRAIAVLVVALFSQMFFSLTAMADSADERVAELQTAWAKIKYRTPEKQQAAQFSELIGQAQAATAAYPQSAPVWVWSGIIRASYAGAKGGLGALSAVKAAKSDLEQAIAIDGSVLDGAAYTSLGSLYYQVPSWPIGFGNDKKAESFLRKGLEFGAKDVDANYFYADYLFQKKNYAQALEYLHRAEQAPTDPQRPVASEGRLGEIKSLQAKIQQEMH
- a CDS encoding ATP-binding protein, yielding MRSIRIFMLVTLLSTIVLVNFVSALQGYRASMAEAQQLFDQQMAATAQLLSAMPVPQKIPVVVDHTGSMAFQVWADEQSLLMRSNNAPQTPVSTFAEGYREINFSGYRWRVFTHHAADLGAWVQVAERIDLRFQLADRVILESVSPILIGIPVAGLLIWLILGRGLSSLRKLAAALQEKRAEDLRPLPIDSPPVELQSVVSSTNALLARLQGSFDRERRFSADAAHELRTPISAIQVHAHNVERELSESSGGERQLAHKPDSLAKLQASVERMSHLVEQMLDLYRTTPDHYPARFESVDIYTLAREIIAENYAGFAAREQQVELRGASATLDGDRFALSILLKNLLRNANKYSPEGGRIEVSVRPLNDAVELRVEDSGPGIAEEEYARVFERFYRIGGDRHTSTVEGCGLGLSIVQHIAQLHHADIKLGTSHFGHGLSVQVRFPRRGPNREQATDESIAQGETNHA
- a CDS encoding TenA family transcriptional regulator: MLFYDELQQRTEEARLSLLNVPLIQAGARGEITLPQYVAFLTQAYHHVKHTVPLMMACGSRLGGHQEWLREALAEYIEEEIGHQEWILNDIAACGADAEAVRHGRPNFSTEMMVAYAYDAIARGNPVSFFGMVNVLEGTSIALATSAARAIQTSLGLPNKAFSYLLSHGDLDIGHVDFFRGLMNRIECDTDKAAIVHSARAFYRLYGDIFREVERCSPTLEAA
- a CDS encoding DUF3014 domain-containing protein, which produces MGGNVKDWLIALLVVAAVAFGIYWFAVRDTPEPKAPAPVTEPAPKTPSVDLDEPDDEPVIPPAPEPAEPENPPRQLPALNDSDSEARKDIISLSSDGALAKWIVSDEVVRKWVAAVNTATKGNLMHKNRPFNNVDGKLVVKELETRDDGQKVYVLSQENYQRYDNPVRLFAMVDTDTAVELYQFWYPRLKQAYGELGLKNKNFHAAVLAAIDQALAAPEIEGPIKLVRPTVYYKYEDEQLEKMPGLHKLMIRIGPDNAKRVKEKLRELKSALQNLPTN